The following coding sequences lie in one Pseudomonadota bacterium genomic window:
- a CDS encoding VPLPA-CTERM sorting domain-containing protein — MKKLCYFAVLFLFSVIFISSTQADVTNYGVTIDRRQEGGTFTNYFCTDVWGTGITSINITSPSSNIYSLLYEPSEAQWAFDKAGGSEIFSEFIDGTYVFNVIYNDDSTESFDVDFAGTYPPYPELVSINSANIVWKQWQTPTDPIGIEVGIESEYGDELSDWLPSSGTSYSLPSGFLKDNTLYDINILFLSSSYPNAHKNSELGLTYHHNPIPIPGAFWLLITGLAVIVGIRKRVKT, encoded by the coding sequence ATGAAAAAGTTATGCTATTTTGCTGTATTATTTCTGTTTTCAGTTATTTTTATTAGCTCAACTCAAGCGGATGTCACAAATTATGGTGTGACAATCGACAGGCGACAAGAGGGTGGAACATTTACGAATTATTTTTGTACGGATGTTTGGGGTACAGGCATTACTTCGATAAATATTACTTCTCCATCAAGTAATATTTATTCACTTTTGTACGAACCATCGGAAGCACAATGGGCCTTTGATAAAGCAGGCGGTAGTGAAATTTTTAGTGAATTTATAGATGGAACCTATGTTTTTAATGTTATTTACAATGATGATAGTACTGAATCTTTTGATGTAGATTTTGCCGGAACGTATCCTCCTTATCCGGAGCTTGTATCTATAAATTCTGCAAATATAGTATGGAAACAATGGCAAACGCCAACAGATCCCATAGGGATTGAGGTTGGAATCGAGTCCGAATATGGCGATGAGTTGTCAGATTGGTTGCCGTCATCCGGTACTTCGTATTCTCTTCCAAGCGGTTTTTTAAAAGATAATACATTATACGATATTAATATACTCTTTTTAAGTAGCAGTTACCCTAATGCACATAAAAATAGTGAATTAGGGTTAACTTATCATCACAATCCCATTCCAATTCCAGGGGCATTTTGGCTTTTAATCACCGGATTGGCAGTTATCGTGGGTATCAGAAAGAGAGTCAAGACGTAA
- a CDS encoding metallophosphoesterase: protein MFRIMLISVITLMHIYVFRCASSVPFITKHIPRLILIGTGIFLWALFLSARLIGHNNKGVFAYILEFAGMNWMAVLFLLFVSLLAVDIITLFGAFFPRIATLLRGWALLAGIVLSAFALYQGLRAPVIEKYEVTLPGLPHDMDKTVIAGLSDTHLGSLLGNKWLNDRIDQVENLKPDLVVLLGDTFEGHGKIDDDLIEPFKRLSAPLGVFAVPGNHEFYGNVGKQLLENARVNLLRNRWEEVKPGFIVAGVDDLTIISRKGYNIDPVHQALKDRPKGATILLSHTPWDTDKAAEAGVGLMLCGHTHGGQIWPFGYLVRLFYPLMEGQYTVDGMAVIVCRGTGTWGPRMRLFRPGEILQITLRSK from the coding sequence ATGTTCAGAATCATGCTTATATCTGTTATAACATTAATGCATATTTATGTTTTCCGTTGTGCATCTTCTGTCCCGTTTATAACAAAGCATATACCCCGGTTAATCCTTATAGGAACAGGCATATTTCTATGGGCGCTGTTTTTATCGGCTCGCCTTATCGGGCACAATAATAAAGGAGTTTTTGCATATATTCTCGAATTTGCCGGAATGAACTGGATGGCTGTCTTGTTTCTGCTGTTTGTTTCTCTTCTGGCAGTAGATATCATAACCCTTTTTGGTGCATTTTTCCCGCGTATAGCTACTCTTTTGCGCGGATGGGCTCTATTGGCAGGAATAGTACTATCTGCATTTGCACTCTATCAAGGTCTTCGGGCGCCAGTCATTGAAAAATATGAAGTCACACTTCCCGGCCTTCCCCATGATATGGATAAAACAGTCATTGCGGGACTGTCCGATACTCATCTGGGATCATTGCTTGGAAATAAATGGCTGAATGATAGAATAGATCAGGTAGAAAATCTTAAGCCAGACCTTGTTGTTTTGCTTGGCGATACATTTGAAGGACACGGCAAAATTGATGATGATTTAATTGAACCATTTAAGCGGCTCTCAGCTCCTTTGGGTGTGTTTGCTGTACCAGGCAACCATGAATTTTACGGCAATGTTGGCAAGCAGCTTCTTGAGAATGCCAGAGTTAATCTTTTGAGAAATCGCTGGGAAGAAGTCAAACCAGGGTTTATTGTTGCCGGAGTGGATGATCTTACAATCATTAGCAGAAAAGGATATAACATTGATCCGGTGCATCAAGCTTTAAAAGACCGCCCAAAAGGTGCTACAATACTTCTTTCCCATACTCCATGGGATACCGATAAAGCGGCAGAAGCCGGGGTGGGGTTAATGCTTTGCGGCCATACCCACGGAGGGCAGATATGGCCGTTTGGTTATCTTGTACGCTTATTTTATCCTCTCATGGAGGGTCAATATACTGTTGACGGTATGGCTGTTATCGTATGCCGCGGCACCGGCACATGGGGACCACGCATGAGACTCTTTCGCCCTGGTGAAATACTTCAAATAACACTGCGCTCTAAGTAA
- a CDS encoding L,D-transpeptidase: MGGNKKLIKILIALFIIFLTIESVGYYLGTCKSSPGDKVKTEHKPSLNILKQKNSALKRKLASYNPHGIYIVIDSSMNRLYLKKGNKTIFEAIVSCGSGNMLKDPSGKRQWVFDTPVGEYKVRSKQTSPLWTKPDWAFIEEGGAIPKDPNKRIEKGVLGDYALGFGNGYFIHGTLYTRLLGRNVTHGCIRVGNKDLKTVYKTAGIGTRIYIF; encoded by the coding sequence ATGGGTGGCAACAAGAAATTAATTAAAATACTTATTGCGCTGTTTATAATATTTTTGACTATAGAGTCTGTCGGATATTACCTCGGAACTTGCAAAAGCTCCCCCGGTGATAAAGTAAAAACGGAACATAAACCCAGCCTGAACATACTTAAGCAAAAAAACTCGGCTCTTAAGCGAAAATTGGCAAGTTATAATCCCCATGGTATTTATATTGTTATAGACAGCAGCATGAACAGGCTCTATCTTAAAAAAGGCAATAAAACTATCTTTGAAGCAATTGTATCTTGCGGAAGCGGGAATATGCTTAAAGATCCTTCCGGTAAACGACAATGGGTATTTGACACACCCGTCGGCGAATACAAAGTAAGATCGAAACAAACCTCACCTTTATGGACAAAGCCTGACTGGGCCTTCATTGAAGAAGGCGGAGCAATACCAAAAGATCCTAATAAAAGAATAGAAAAAGGGGTTCTCGGCGATTATGCACTGGGTTTCGGAAACGGATATTTCATTCATGGAACACTTTATACAAGGCTGCTCGGGAGAAATGTTACTCACGGATGCATAAGAGTCGGCAATAAAGACCTCAAAACCGTTTATAAGACGGCAGGGATTGGCACAAGGATCTATATATTTTAA
- a CDS encoding L,D-transpeptidase: MIKNAIIKVLILSIAIFLTGCKDKQIPPELEIAEKQEYNLWRIGAQIYAPVEYNNYKISFETAKDELIRERARFVLFQDYGTVKSELQNILLTGYLLQKNIINKKKIINEKISNQISYEKNRIETIKELTEMINEGRLARKDLIKAELLLSEAITRFNNKDYETAEKKLNNLSGYIKASENAILPILNRYSDKTHIRKWQKMVDETIAESKKKGTPAIIVNKSERTLVLYKKGIPAWIYNVGIGRNGSLDKLRAGDNSTPEGKYRIIKKNSESRYHKALLLNYPNEEDRKNFIQAKKKGLIPARAEIGGLIEIHGGGKNSMTYGCLAMDNNKIDHLFNIVPVGTPVTIVGAIGRNNKLSSAAEGF; this comes from the coding sequence ATGATAAAAAATGCCATAATAAAAGTTCTGATATTATCCATAGCTATATTTTTAACTGGTTGTAAGGACAAGCAGATTCCTCCTGAATTGGAAATAGCTGAAAAACAGGAGTATAACTTATGGAGGATAGGAGCCCAAATCTATGCTCCGGTTGAGTATAATAACTATAAAATATCGTTTGAAACGGCAAAAGATGAGCTTATAAGGGAAAGAGCAAGATTTGTATTGTTTCAGGATTACGGCACGGTTAAATCCGAACTGCAAAATATATTATTAACAGGCTATTTGTTACAGAAAAATATTATAAACAAGAAAAAAATAATAAATGAAAAAATTTCCAATCAAATATCGTATGAAAAAAACAGGATAGAAACTATTAAAGAACTGACAGAAATGATAAATGAAGGAAGGCTCGCAAGAAAAGATCTTATAAAAGCCGAGCTTCTTCTGTCTGAAGCAATAACCCGGTTCAACAATAAAGATTATGAAACTGCCGAAAAAAAATTAAATAATTTATCAGGCTATATCAAGGCATCTGAAAACGCAATATTACCAATATTAAACCGTTATTCAGATAAAACTCATATAAGAAAATGGCAAAAAATGGTTGATGAAACAATTGCCGAATCAAAAAAAAAGGGTACTCCTGCAATTATCGTAAATAAAAGTGAACGCACCCTTGTGCTGTATAAAAAAGGAATACCGGCTTGGATATACAATGTGGGAATCGGACGCAACGGCTCCCTTGATAAGCTACGGGCAGGCGACAACTCAACCCCTGAAGGGAAATACAGGATAATAAAGAAAAATTCTGAGAGCCGCTACCATAAGGCATTATTGTTAAATTACCCTAATGAGGAAGACAGAAAAAATTTCATTCAGGCAAAGAAAAAAGGGCTTATCCCGGCAAGAGCCGAAATAGGCGGACTTATAGAAATACACGGCGGCGGGAAAAACAGTATGACTTATGGCTGCTTAGCAATGGATAACAATAAAATCGATCACCTCTTCAATATAGTCCCCGTAGGTACCCCTGTAACTATTGTCGGAGCAATCGGCCGCAACAACAAACTCTCCTCGGCCGCAGAAGGTTTTTGA
- a CDS encoding DUF4398 domain-containing protein: MNSIMKYLVLIMAAIFLFSACAKEPTEDINAAKTAVSAAKSEDAEKYLPEEVKNVNYAMQAAEDEIKLQNDKTFKDYTKAKELLAKAKADADALKVNLEAKKEEAKNNATAAQEAAKTSIEEAKGLLDQAPKGKGSMADIEAFKADLKGMEDSLIEVQTAIDSADYNTAIEKATAIKDKATGISDQVKTAMEKVGQKI, encoded by the coding sequence ATGAATAGTATCATGAAATATCTTGTATTGATAATGGCTGCAATTTTTTTATTCTCAGCCTGTGCAAAAGAGCCTACGGAAGATATTAATGCAGCAAAAACTGCTGTAAGTGCTGCTAAATCAGAAGATGCCGAAAAATATCTGCCTGAAGAAGTAAAAAATGTAAATTATGCAATGCAGGCTGCAGAAGATGAAATCAAATTGCAGAATGACAAAACGTTCAAAGATTACACCAAGGCCAAAGAACTTCTGGCTAAAGCAAAAGCTGATGCAGATGCGCTTAAGGTAAATTTGGAAGCTAAAAAAGAAGAGGCTAAAAATAATGCAACAGCAGCACAGGAAGCCGCAAAAACTTCCATAGAGGAAGCCAAGGGTCTTTTAGATCAAGCTCCCAAGGGAAAAGGCTCAATGGCTGATATAGAGGCATTTAAGGCCGATCTCAAAGGTATGGAAGATTCTTTGATTGAAGTACAAACTGCAATTGATTCCGCCGACTATAATACTGCTATCGAAAAAGCTACCGCCATCAAAGACAAGGCAACCGGCATTTCAGACCAGGTAAAAACGGCTATGGAAAAGGTGGGACAAAAGATATAA
- a CDS encoding heavy-metal-associated domain-containing protein, producing the protein MEKKSFSIPNISCKHCVMAIKNELSTIDGVSKIEGDHGKKEITVEWKKPATLEKIKTTLKEINYPAAD; encoded by the coding sequence ATGGAGAAAAAATCATTTTCGATACCTAATATCAGTTGTAAGCACTGTGTAATGGCCATAAAAAATGAGCTTAGTACAATTGACGGTGTTTCTAAGATAGAAGGTGACCATGGGAAAAAAGAAATAACCGTTGAATGGAAAAAACCTGCCACACTGGAAAAGATTAAGACCACTCTCAAGGAGATTAATTATCCGGCAGCGGATTAA
- a CDS encoding FHA domain-containing protein codes for MSAILKITRKDKTEEELFCSNVMTIGRDKSSTICLQDPLVSRNHGIIRSIGKRQYYLLDTGSRNGIYHNSRRISAPVLLKNKDTVTIGNNTICFIQDKKRPDETQNTTDTAFDYDETMHFIRTDIRSIVVLVSDIRDFTAMSESLPITTLTELMSGWFEGVQAIVENNSGIVDKFIGDCVLAEWEVDSGDTESLFMALKTLIELNKFTTSLHKKFPKLKKPLKIGVGLNQGEAVVGIGLENTIMGDVVNVAFRLESASKEIGADVVMNSNFYSMLPENFPVKDERSITVKGKSIPLTVSALSFKDIELFLAVHNFQIN; via the coding sequence ATGTCAGCTATTCTTAAAATCACTCGCAAAGATAAAACAGAAGAAGAATTATTCTGTTCCAATGTTATGACCATAGGCCGGGACAAATCAAGTACCATATGCCTTCAAGACCCGCTTGTATCCAGAAACCACGGCATCATACGTTCTATAGGAAAAAGGCAATATTATCTTCTGGACACCGGCAGCAGAAACGGCATATATCATAATAGCCGGCGAATAAGCGCTCCTGTCTTACTGAAAAATAAGGATACGGTTACTATCGGCAATAACACAATTTGTTTCATACAGGATAAAAAAAGGCCGGATGAAACACAGAATACCACTGATACTGCTTTTGATTATGATGAAACAATGCACTTTATCAGAACAGATATCCGTTCCATTGTCGTTCTTGTCTCCGATATCAGAGATTTTACAGCAATGTCCGAAAGCCTTCCGATTACAACACTGACTGAACTAATGTCTGGCTGGTTCGAGGGAGTTCAGGCTATTGTTGAGAATAATTCCGGTATTGTAGATAAATTCATCGGCGATTGCGTACTGGCAGAGTGGGAAGTTGACTCAGGCGATACGGAAAGTTTGTTTATGGCGTTGAAAACACTCATTGAACTTAATAAATTTACAACATCACTTCATAAAAAATTTCCAAAACTAAAAAAACCTCTTAAAATAGGCGTAGGGTTAAATCAGGGAGAAGCTGTTGTTGGAATCGGTTTAGAGAATACAATCATGGGGGATGTTGTTAATGTTGCCTTCAGGCTGGAATCAGCTTCTAAAGAAATTGGTGCTGATGTTGTTATGAATTCAAATTTTTACAGCATGCTGCCGGAAAATTTTCCTGTTAAGGATGAAAGATCTATTACTGTTAAAGGAAAGTCCATTCCCCTGACAGTTTCTGCTTTGAGCTTTAAAGATATTGAACTCTTTCTTGCTGTACATAATTTCCAGATTAACTAA
- the thrS gene encoding threonine--tRNA ligase: MVNITLPDGSIKSFENPLSGLDIAKSISEGLARNCVAMELDGKLADLDTIVSKDSKVRLVTTKDKEALDLLRHSAAHVMAQAVSHIYKDAKLTIGPVVEDGFYYDIDMEPVSKEDFDKIEVEIKKIISSKIPFKRRQVPKEEALKFYKDEPYKLELITDLQDGTISLYEQGDFTDLCRGPHLPHTGFIKAIKLTKVSGAYWRADQNKAQLQRIYGTAFFTKKELDDYLYFIEEAKKRNHRKIGMALDLFSFHDEAPGMPFFHAKGMNVWEALINYWKAEHRAAGYVETKTPIMLNRSLWERSGHWENYRENMYTAVVDEIEYAIKPMNCPGGMLLFGMKPHSYKDLPLRSAEIGLVHRHELSGVLSGLFRVRAFHQDDAHIFMTPEQIESEILGVLKLVERIYSTFGLSFHLELSTRPEKSIGNDEQWEMATKGLQSALNAYGMDYKINEGDGAFYGPKIDIHIKDALGRTWQCGTVQLDMALPERFDLNYIDKNNEKCRPIMIHRVIYGSIERFFGILIEHFAGKLPLWMAPVQAALLPINDELIPYASEIRDILEKEGIRTELDSRTESLKKKIRDAQLSYVPLIITCGPKEMESKTVSVRNLSGKIKYGVTIDDFVKIVLSHVKERKLDLEIFE, from the coding sequence ATGGTTAATATTACACTTCCAGACGGCAGCATTAAGAGTTTTGAAAACCCTCTGTCGGGTCTTGATATAGCAAAAAGCATTTCGGAAGGACTTGCCAGAAATTGTGTGGCAATGGAGCTGGACGGAAAGCTTGCCGATTTGGATACTATTGTTTCAAAAGATTCCAAAGTCCGGCTTGTTACCACAAAAGACAAGGAAGCGCTTGATTTATTACGCCATAGCGCAGCCCATGTCATGGCCCAGGCAGTTTCGCATATTTACAAAGATGCGAAACTTACTATAGGACCTGTGGTAGAAGACGGGTTTTATTACGACATAGATATGGAGCCTGTTTCAAAGGAAGATTTTGACAAGATCGAAGTTGAGATCAAAAAAATTATAAGCTCAAAAATTCCATTTAAACGCAGGCAGGTACCTAAAGAGGAAGCCCTGAAATTTTATAAGGACGAACCTTATAAGCTTGAACTTATAACTGATCTCCAGGATGGGACTATATCATTATATGAGCAGGGCGATTTTACGGATTTATGCCGTGGTCCCCATTTGCCACATACCGGATTTATAAAGGCCATAAAACTGACCAAAGTTTCAGGTGCCTACTGGAGAGCGGATCAGAACAAAGCCCAGTTGCAAAGGATTTACGGGACAGCTTTTTTTACAAAAAAAGAACTCGACGATTATCTTTATTTCATAGAAGAGGCCAAAAAGAGAAATCACCGCAAAATAGGTATGGCGCTTGATCTGTTCAGTTTCCATGACGAAGCCCCCGGAATGCCCTTTTTTCATGCAAAAGGCATGAATGTGTGGGAAGCGCTTATAAACTACTGGAAGGCCGAACACAGGGCAGCCGGTTATGTTGAGACAAAGACTCCTATTATGTTGAACCGCTCTTTGTGGGAAAGAAGCGGGCACTGGGAAAATTACCGTGAAAACATGTATACAGCCGTTGTGGATGAAATAGAATATGCCATAAAACCTATGAACTGTCCCGGCGGGATGCTTCTTTTTGGCATGAAACCGCATTCATATAAGGATTTGCCTCTTCGATCCGCAGAAATAGGTCTTGTTCACAGGCATGAATTAAGCGGAGTTTTATCCGGCCTGTTCAGGGTCAGGGCTTTTCACCAGGATGATGCGCATATATTTATGACTCCCGAACAGATAGAAAGTGAAATTCTTGGAGTGTTAAAATTAGTTGAACGTATTTACTCTACATTCGGGCTGAGTTTTCATCTTGAGTTGTCCACCCGTCCTGAAAAATCCATAGGAAATGATGAACAATGGGAAATGGCTACAAAAGGTTTGCAGTCGGCTTTGAATGCCTATGGGATGGATTATAAAATAAATGAAGGTGATGGTGCTTTTTACGGACCAAAGATAGACATTCATATAAAAGATGCTCTCGGAAGAACATGGCAATGCGGAACCGTGCAGCTTGATATGGCACTTCCTGAAAGATTTGATCTTAATTATATAGATAAAAATAATGAAAAATGCCGCCCGATAATGATACACCGGGTTATTTACGGTTCTATAGAGCGATTTTTCGGAATATTGATTGAGCATTTTGCAGGCAAATTACCGCTCTGGATGGCGCCGGTTCAGGCTGCATTGCTTCCAATAAACGACGAGCTTATCCCATATGCATCTGAAATCAGGGATATACTTGAAAAAGAAGGGATACGCACCGAACTGGACAGCAGAACCGAAAGTCTGAAAAAGAAAATAAGAGATGCCCAGTTAAGCTATGTTCCGCTTATAATCACATGTGGGCCAAAGGAGATGGAATCAAAAACAGTTTCCGTAAGGAACTTAAGCGGCAAGATCAAGTATGGGGTTACAATTGATGATTTTGTAAAAATTGTACTTTCTCATGTCAAAGAACGAAAGCTTGATCTTGAAATATTTGAATAA
- a CDS encoding SBBP repeat-containing protein, with protein MAVDSSGGLYVAGHTSSTDFPTVNAIQPTAKSAHEAFLAKFNENGKLVWSTYIGSYGIHSIRSIAADSNGNVYLVEGGLKRYVAKFDRLGKYIWIKEFGGTAQTATNRRIFVLY; from the coding sequence GTGGCAGTTGACAGCTCTGGTGGCCTTTATGTAGCTGGTCATACCTCATCCACAGATTTCCCAACAGTCAATGCAATACAACCAACAGCGAAAAGCGCTCACGAGGCATTTCTTGCGAAGTTCAACGAAAACGGAAAACTGGTTTGGTCAACATACATTGGTAGCTATGGGATTCATTCAATAAGATCCATTGCAGCAGACAGTAATGGTAATGTTTACCTTGTTGAGGGCGGCCTCAAGCGCTACGTGGCAAAGTTTGATAGATTAGGCAAATATATTTGGATAAAGGAATTTGGTGGTACAGCGCAAACAGCAACGAACCGGCGCATCTTTGTCTTGTATTGA
- the creC gene encoding two-component system sensor histidine kinase CreC produces MKLGVRIFICSLLIFVVCFYPPINWILDNLRIRYLEGVEDPLVDQANILASIVGIEMESGSFNPEKFDKAFKNVYARNLSAGIYDLLKTEVDIRVYITDNSGKVIFNSYSSNELGKDYSNWRDVYLTLVGGYGARSTLENEDDSNSSVLHVAAPIMVNNKIAGVLTVAKPTTNINNFLRRAKPRIIGIGAISLLAAIFMAYLVSIWITRPIIRLTNYANGVGAGKRPAFPKLDKSEVGELGNAFIKMQEALEGKKYVEQYIQNLTHEIKGPLSGIRGAAELLQEDMPPDKREQFLANIRFETNRIQGIVDQMLELSVLENLKSIQKSETLTIHSLVKTVLESKKASISIKKVSINFKIKEDIFIQGDSFLLHQAISNLIQNAVDFSMPHEQIELTARTEENNVIFEVADNGPGIPDYAGDKIFDKFFSLQRPDTGKKSTGLGLNFARQVAILHNGDVFLENRSSKGVVATMVLPITGKN; encoded by the coding sequence ATGAAATTAGGAGTAAGAATCTTTATCTGTTCTCTTTTGATATTTGTGGTTTGCTTTTATCCTCCCATAAACTGGATACTTGATAATCTTCGCATCCGTTATTTAGAAGGAGTTGAAGATCCGCTTGTTGATCAGGCCAATATCCTTGCTTCAATAGTGGGGATTGAAATGGAATCAGGAAGTTTTAATCCTGAAAAATTTGATAAAGCATTTAAAAATGTCTATGCACGAAATCTTTCTGCCGGAATCTACGACCTTTTAAAAACGGAAGTGGACATCCGGGTTTATATTACAGATAATTCCGGAAAAGTAATTTTTAATTCATATAGCAGCAACGAATTGGGTAAAGATTATTCCAACTGGCGGGATGTCTATTTGACTTTAGTTGGCGGATATGGAGCAAGGTCCACTTTGGAAAATGAAGATGACTCAAACTCTTCTGTTCTGCATGTGGCTGCACCTATAATGGTTAATAACAAAATCGCCGGAGTACTAACCGTTGCAAAACCAACCACGAATATCAATAATTTTTTGAGAAGGGCCAAGCCCCGGATTATAGGAATCGGAGCCATCTCTCTTTTGGCAGCAATATTTATGGCATATCTGGTTTCGATCTGGATAACCCGCCCGATTATACGGTTAACCAATTATGCCAATGGTGTTGGAGCAGGAAAAAGACCGGCTTTTCCTAAACTTGATAAAAGCGAAGTCGGAGAGCTCGGAAATGCTTTTATAAAAATGCAGGAGGCTTTGGAAGGCAAAAAATATGTAGAACAATATATTCAGAATTTAACCCATGAAATAAAGGGCCCGTTATCAGGCATTCGCGGAGCAGCGGAATTACTACAAGAAGATATGCCGCCTGATAAACGCGAGCAGTTTTTGGCAAACATCAGGTTTGAGACCAATCGAATTCAGGGAATAGTTGATCAGATGCTGGAATTATCGGTTCTGGAAAACTTAAAAAGCATACAAAAATCTGAGACATTGACTATTCATTCACTGGTAAAAACCGTACTTGAAAGCAAGAAAGCAAGCATTTCCATAAAAAAAGTTAGTATAAATTTTAAAATAAAAGAAGATATATTTATCCAGGGGGATTCATTTTTACTTCATCAGGCCATCTCCAATCTTATCCAGAATGCAGTTGATTTCAGTATGCCCCATGAGCAGATTGAATTAACAGCCAGAACCGAAGAAAATAATGTGATTTTTGAAGTGGCAGACAACGGCCCCGGCATCCCGGATTATGCCGGTGATAAAATTTTCGATAAATTCTTTTCTCTTCAACGGCCTGATACTGGAAAGAAAAGTACTGGCCTGGGTTTAAATTTTGCCAGACAAGTGGCAATACTTCATAATGGAGATGTGTTTCTTGAAAACCGTTCCAGCAAAGGAGTAGTTGCAACAATGGTTCTTCCTATAACTGGAAAAAATTGA
- the creB gene encoding two-component system response regulator CreB, which produces MMKPKILIVEDEPTIIDSIQYALETDGFDVSCLSSGNPVMQLLSEKKMDLIILDIGLPDINGLELCKVIRKTYTIPIIFLTARADEVDRVVGLEIGADDYVVKPFSPRELTARVKAVLRRVSNSNAQVPSPKALQPKTFQINESKRRITYFDSPIELSRYEYDILKTFIQRPGQVYTRDQLMDLVWDEPEASMDRTVDAHIKNIRAKLKSINSEIEPIVTHRGTGYSLKEGL; this is translated from the coding sequence ATCATGAAGCCAAAAATTCTTATTGTTGAAGATGAACCTACAATTATAGATTCCATCCAGTATGCTCTTGAAACTGACGGGTTTGATGTTAGTTGCCTTTCATCCGGCAACCCTGTCATGCAACTATTATCTGAAAAGAAGATGGACCTTATTATACTTGATATTGGTTTGCCGGATATTAATGGTCTTGAACTGTGCAAAGTAATCAGAAAGACTTATACTATCCCCATTATTTTTTTAACGGCCAGAGCAGATGAAGTAGATCGTGTGGTAGGTCTTGAAATCGGCGCAGACGACTATGTGGTTAAGCCATTTAGCCCAAGAGAACTTACAGCAAGGGTTAAAGCTGTATTGCGGCGCGTATCAAATTCAAATGCCCAGGTTCCTTCGCCCAAAGCATTGCAACCAAAAACATTCCAAATTAACGAATCAAAACGTCGTATAACCTATTTCGATTCGCCGATTGAGCTTTCCCGTTATGAGTATGATATTTTAAAAACATTCATCCAAAGACCGGGGCAAGTTTATACTCGTGATCAGCTTATGGATCTTGTGTGGGACGAACCTGAAGCCAGCATGGATCGAACCGTTGATGCCCATATTAAAAACATTCGTGCAAAACTTAAAAGTATTAATAGTGAAATCGAGCCTATTGTAACACATCGTGGAACGGGATATTCACTGAAAGAGGGCTTATGA